The following is a genomic window from Chitinophaga caseinilytica.
GTCGGCCGACGGGTCATACGACTGGTCGAAATCCCGGGGGCAGCAATGGTTCCTCCGCGCCGCAAAGCAGCGCGGCGTCCGATATACCCTCGGCTTCTCGATTTCGCCGCAGGTGCATCTTACCAACAACGGCAAAGCATTCAACGGCACCACATCGCCGGGCATGAATATTCAACCGGGGAAAATGGCCGCCTATGCGGAATTCCTCGCGGAAGTGACGAAACATTTCGGGTTCGATTACCTCAGCCCGGTGAATGAACCGCAATGGAACTGGGGGAAGAATGACCAGTCGAGCCAGGAAGGCACCCAGGCCACGAACGGCCAGATCACCGAACTGTCGAAACTGACAGCGCAACGGTTATCCGGCACGCATGCGCAGGTAGTGATCGGTGAAGCCGGGACGCTGGAGTTCCTCTACGGTAAAAACCACGACCAGCGCGGCGACCAGATCTGCCAGTTCTTTTCCCCTTCCTCCCCCAACTTCCTCGGCAATACACCCAACATCGCAAAAATCATTTCCGGCCACAGTTATTTTACGACCTGCCCGGATACGAACCTCATCAACGTCCGGCAGAAAGTAGCGGAGCGCGCTGCGCAAACCGATGCGGGCCTCCAGATCTGGCAAACCGAATTCGGTATCCTGGGCGACATCTGCGGGCAATACAACGGCGCGCCGCGCAATACCGGTATCGATTACGGGCTGTATGTGGCGAAGGTGCTGCATCACGACCTCGCCGTGATGGGCGTTTCCAGCTGGCAATGGTGGCTCGCGGTGAGCCCGTACGATTACAGCGACGCGCTGGTTTATATCAGCGACGTGAACGGAAAGATGGACCCGGCCAACTGCAAAACGGACGGGATCGTGCAGGACTCCAAGCAACTGTGGGCTTTCGGGCAATACGCGCGGTTCGTGCGGCCGGGGATGCAGCGGGTGGAAACGGCGGTTTCCGGGACCGGCGGGCCGTATGCCGACGCCTCCACGCTCATGGTATCTGCGTATACGAACGAAGCTACCAAAGAACTGACGACCGTGTTCATCAACTTTGAACCTACGGAAAAACACATCCGGCTCAATGGCGTAAAAGTGAAAGGCCGGCTGAATCAATATATTACCGACGGAGCGCGCAACTGCAAACGCGCCTGGGCCAACCCGGCAGACGTGGTGCTGCCGGCGCGGTCTATCGTTACGCTCACCGGAAAATATCAATAAAACTGAACTGGATACAACAATAAAGCAACATGCAGACAACGACTTTCCATCATCGCTACATCCTCGGCATTTCCTTCATCTCCGCGCTGGGCGGCTACCTGTTCGGCTTCGACTTCGCCGTGATCTCCGGTGCGCTGCCGTTCCTCCGTGAGACTTTCGGGCTGAACGCCTGGTGGGAAGGCTTCCTCACTGGCTCCCTCGCGCTGGGGTGCATGGCCGGATGCGCGATGGCCGGGGCGCTGGCGGAGCGGTTCGGCCGCAAACCCGGGCTGTTGCTGGCGGCGCTGATATTCACGCTGTCGTCTCTCGGGATGGCGTTTTCCAATTCCTTCACCGTGTTCACCGCCATGCGCTTCGCTGCGGGGATCGGCGTGGGCATGGCTTCCATCCTCAGTCCGC
Proteins encoded in this region:
- a CDS encoding glycoside hydrolase, with the protein product MILKIINILGITVLSAFHSGSGGSPVPGPFPGNDPISKSPQTVTILPGEKRQVIHSFGASDCWTAKFIGTWANASKKEQVADYLFSLDTAQDGSPKGIGLSLWRFNIGAGSFEQGAGSHIGDEWRREECFQSADGSYDWSKSRGQQWFLRAAKQRGVRYTLGFSISPQVHLTNNGKAFNGTTSPGMNIQPGKMAAYAEFLAEVTKHFGFDYLSPVNEPQWNWGKNDQSSQEGTQATNGQITELSKLTAQRLSGTHAQVVIGEAGTLEFLYGKNHDQRGDQICQFFSPSSPNFLGNTPNIAKIISGHSYFTTCPDTNLINVRQKVAERAAQTDAGLQIWQTEFGILGDICGQYNGAPRNTGIDYGLYVAKVLHHDLAVMGVSSWQWWLAVSPYDYSDALVYISDVNGKMDPANCKTDGIVQDSKQLWAFGQYARFVRPGMQRVETAVSGTGGPYADASTLMVSAYTNEATKELTTVFINFEPTEKHIRLNGVKVKGRLNQYITDGARNCKRAWANPADVVLPARSIVTLTGKYQ